From Apium graveolens cultivar Ventura unplaced genomic scaffold, ASM990537v1 ctg39, whole genome shotgun sequence, a single genomic window includes:
- the LOC141701477 gene encoding uncharacterized protein LOC141701477 — translation MCSNERRAEIATISWSLWKARNELAWNNRYTQISVVIALAKQYFVQWKFAQKNDTTTYFPVLEEGDGAVVWVKPQKNQIKISVDAARFEEYQATGIGMVARNDQGELLQARTMRMNYLF, via the coding sequence ATGTGCAGTAATGAGCGTAGAGCTGAAATTGCAACTATAAGTTGGTCACTTTGGAAAGCTCGAAATGAATTGGCATGGAATAACAGATATACTCAGATAAGCGTAGTTATTGCATTAGCTAAGCAATATTTTGTGCAATGGAAGTTCGCCCAAAAGAATGATACGACCACTTATTTCCCGGTCTTGGAAGAGGGGGATGGTGCAGTTGTTTGGGTTAAGCCACAGAAGAATCAAATCAAGATTTCGGTTGATGCAGCTCGGTTTGAAGAGTATCAAGCAACGGGTATTGGCATGGTAGCTAGAAATGACCAGGGAGAGCTGTTGCAAGCACGTACGATGAGGATGAATTATCTATTTTAA